The proteins below come from a single Yamadazyma tenuis chromosome 5, complete sequence genomic window:
- a CDS encoding uncharacterized protein (EggNog:ENOG503PV87), protein MSSLPNATYLSVTPNSSGGERVHRHRRSAAISGDFDNFGLGLFSPSSKPNNKDDDTDAHFNFNNDDDFAKSVSDFSFPNSKNYDNFMVSTPPRYFNSNGRKNLHSPIKLNQKRAFNKKSSNSNLNSNHPNTPKTKFFLTEETNLNNDNVPDAVIDLDEVLNANLHIGDYIHRCQKEKDDVFFDDEYLSSPFLKPLSSSPYTFSPSISLPNTTLLQQPIQENINDDIENSHDDDAVIGIDENEVLYNPPNIAGEVYSNSSTNSSCSSLKRQSVEKIMSNSSRDSNTSPPIVNHNIVNSTPKRSGAKANRYQSFYDQSFKLSNALKSSESVNLTKPNSPKHVNMTLYMSSNNSSTLHTPPHQPQSQPQGLSQAFGQPKFYKESSRLLAHSSSLPVLQSQRGMPKYQRHGELRTRYIEINKLSPPPSIQSATSGSPTSSPSKGTLPKFIQKDNRIEISVTSPQQQTTSNSPISIISDTNSTMTSNISTVQSTDHSSFVSDSKEREKERALQTPPMIVVSNEKDSNDIETVRNSPVFMSSGSKPSSPTKRTPRRPLTPNEQKVIQETRIPPFKANMHQKSAKKPSEFKVPAPKRINDHSKSKSLSMVLTDLAPKLSKSTSTLGDDSSIKSNKSSKLISWFRRK, encoded by the coding sequence ATGAGCTCCTTGCCGAACGCTACATACTTGTCAGTAACCCCAAATCTGCTGGGCGGTGAAAGAGTGCATCGACACAGAAGATCCGCCGCCATTTCCGGTGATTTTGACAATTTTGGTCTCGGACTCTTTTCTCCTTCGAGTAAACCAAATAACAAAGACGATGATACGGATGCACATTTTAACTTtaataatgatgatgactttgcTAAGAGTGTCTCCGACTTCCTGTTCCCGAACAGCAAGAATTATGACAACTTTATGGTGTCAACCCCTCCAAGATATTTTAATTCAAATGGAAGGAAGAACTTGCATTCACCAATCAAACTTAACCAAAAGAGAGCCTTCAATAAGAAGAGCAGTAATAgcaacttgaactcaaaTCACCCAAATACACCAAAGACTAAATTCTTTTTGACAGAAGAAACCAACTTAAATAATGATAATGTACCGGATGCAGTTATCGATTTAGATGAGGTTCTTAATGCTAACTTGCATATAGGAGATTACATTCACCGATGTCAAAAGGAGAAAGATGATGTCTTTTTCGATGACGAATACTTATCTTCACCATTCCTCAAGCCCTTGTCGTCATCACCTTACACATTTTCACCTTCCATCAGTTTACCAAACACTACCCTTTTGCAACAACCAATTCAAGAAAACATTAACGACGACATAGAAAATAGtcatgatgatgatgcCGTGATAGgtattgatgaaaatgaagttCTTTACAATCCACCAAACATTGCTGGTGAGGTATATTCTAATAGCTCGACTAATTCTTCGTGCTCAAGCTTGAAAAGGCAACTGGTGGAGAAGATTATGTCCAATTCTTCTCGAGATTCCAATACTTCTCCCCCAATTGTAAATCACAATATTGTCAACTCGACTCCAAAAAGATCGGGAGCAAAGGCGAATAGATACCAATCATTTTACGACCaatctttcaaattatCAAATGCATTGAAATCTTCTGAGAGCGTCAATTTGACTAAACCCAACTCCCCCAAGCATGTCAATATGACATTATACATGTCTTCAAATAATTCATCTACCTTGCATACTCCTCCACATCAACCTCAATCTCAGCCTCAAGGATTAAGTCAAGCATTCGGCCAGCCAAAGTTCTATAAAGAGAGTCTGAGACTTTTGGCTCACTCTTCAAGTTTACCAGTTCTACAATCTCAAAGGGGAATGCCTAAATACCAAAGACATGGAGAACTCCGAACAAGGTATATTGAGATCAACAAATTATCTCCGCCCCCCAGCATTCAGAGTGCTACTTCTGGTAGTCCTACAAGTTCTCCTAGTAAAGGAACACTTCCAAAATTCATTCAGAAGGATAACAGAATCGAAATATCAGTAACTTCTCCGCAACAACAAACCACTTCCAATAGTCCAATCAGCATAATTTCAGACACTAACTCGACCATGACATCAAACATAAGTACTGTTCAGTCAACAGatcattcttcttttgtATCAGATTCCAAGGAAAGAGAGAAAGAGAGGGCACTTCAAACACCTCCAATGATTGTTGTTTCCAATGAAAAGGATTCTAACGATATTGAGACTGTTCGTAATTCACCTGTATTTATGTCGTCTGGTTCCAAACCACTGTCTCCAACGAAGCGGACACCCAGAAGACCCCTTACCCCAAATGAACAGAAGGTAATACAGGAAACAAGAATTCCTCCGTTCAAAGCCAATATGCACCAAAAAAGTGCAAAAAAGCCTCTGGAATTTAAAGTGCCGGCTCCTAAACGAATTAATGACCATCTGAAGTCTAAGTCTTTGTCAATGGTATTGACAGACTTGGCTCCAAAGTTGTCAAAATCGACATCTACCCTCGGAGATGATTCCTCCATTAAGTCTAATAAATCCAGTAAACTTATTAGCTGGTTTCGAAGAAAATAG
- the DIC1 gene encoding Mitochondrial dicarboxylate transporter (COG:C; EggNog:ENOG503NUAB) — MSASTQKVKYPFWYGGASSMVACLVTHPLDLAKVRLQTASKPGQSLVSMVYQIITKEGFFKIYSGLTASLLRQATYSTVRFGVYEYLKDSYVDTYHRTPDTVVLLPMSMVAGALGGLVGNPSDVVNIRMQNDSTLPVEQRRNYRNAFDGVFRIVKEEKISALFRGLMPNLTRGILMTASQVVTYDIAKNILVKDIGMDANKKSTHFSSSLLAGLVATTACSPADVVKTRIMNAKGGGSNALTILKTAVKNEGIGFMFRGWLPSFIRLGPHTIVTFLALEQLRKFKIGM, encoded by the exons ATGTCAGCAAGTACCCAGAAAGTGAAATATCC ATTTTGGTATGGTGGTGCCTCTAGTATGGTGGCATGCCTTGTCACCCATCCACTTGATTTGGCAAAAGTTAGGTTGCAAACTGCGTCTAAGCCTGGCCAATCATTAGTATCCATGGTTTATCAGAtaatcaccaaagaaggtttcttcaaaatctaCTCCGGATTGACAGCCTCATTGTTGAGACAAGCAACATATTCAACTGTTAGATTTGGAGTATACGAATATTTGAAGGATCTGTATGTGGATACGTACCACAGAACCCCGGACACCGTAGTATTGCTCCCCATGTCAATGGTGGCCGGTGCCTTAGGGGGTTTGGTAGGAAATCCTTCTGACGTGGTCAATATTCGAATGCAAAACGATTCAACTCTCCCAGTTGAGCAGAGAAGGAACTATAGAAATGCATTCGACGGGGTTTTTAGAATTGTtaaagaagagaagatttCTGCCTTGTTTAGGGGGTTGATGCCTAATTTGACTAGAGGGATTTTAATGACGGCTTCGCAGGTGGTTACATACGATATTGCCAAAAACATTTTGGTTAAAGATATAGGTATGGATGCTAATAAGAAATCTACTCATTTTAGTTCTTCATTATTGGCAGGTCTCGTGGCCACTACCGCATGTTCACCAGCTGATGTGGTAAAGACTAGAATTATGAATGCCAAAGGGGGAGGCTCAAACGCCTTGACCATTTTGAAAACCGCTGTTAAGAACGAAGGCATTGGATTTATGTTCAGAGGATGGTTGCCTTCTTTCATCAGGTTAGGTCCACATACAATTGTGACATTTTTGGCTTTGGAACAATTAAGGAAGTTCAAAATTGGCATGTAG
- the APA2 gene encoding bifunctional AP-4-A phosphorylase/ADP sulfurylase (COG:F; EggNog:ENOG503NYMG), whose amino-acid sequence MFYPLPDDFFIQLKNKYDEAVANNFLNFNGDSVKNESLKVTLGDDSNSVTIDLQYSTIHSLMLRPEKGDFKKNPFEDPEPELTIIEDFGAQNQFRIVYNKFPVVPRHIMLLTKEFKSQTTPLSPDELIGTFSILKKLSEDKENQWFGFYNCGEASGASQPHKHVQFMTLPKDFTPFPLLAVENSDSFIPTTKREPLQLPELPMAHFIAKLPPKLDDLDEESLVLYFSSLLQRALTVLRENDAKSISYNVIMTTSFMMVVPRSHGKYEDLGINSCGILGLFLFKSDDLLARVKESTPQKVWQDVGFPNTFGQPSDEYHY is encoded by the coding sequence ATGTTTTACCCATTACCAGATGACtttttcattcaacttaAGAACAAATATGATGAGGCGGTTGCCaataacttcttgaacttcaatggaGATTCAGTAAAGAATGAAAGTTTGAAGGTCACTCTTGGAGATGACAGCAACCTGGTGACAATAGACTTACAATACAGCACCATTCATTCATTAATGCTCAGGCCAGAaaaaggtgatttcaagaagaatcctTTTGAAGATCCAGAGCCAGAATTAACCATAATAGAGGATTTTGGGGcacaaaatcaattcagAATTGTTTATAATAAATTCCCTGTTGTTCCGAGACACATCATgttgttgaccaaagaaTTCAAATCCCAAACAACACCATTATCACCTGACGAATTGATCGGCACATTCTCTATTTTAAAGAAACTTAGTGAAGACAAGGAAAATCAATGGTTTGGATTCTATAACTGTGGTGAAGCAAGTGGGGCATCTCAACCTCATAAACATGTCCAATTTATGACGCTTCCAAAAGACTTTACCCCTTTCCCACTACTTGCAGTCGAAAATTCTGATTCTTTTATCCCCACGACAAAGAGAGAACCATTACAACTTCCTGAACTTCCAATGGCTCATTTTATAGCCAAATTACCTCCAAAACTTGACGACTTAGACGAAGAGAGTTTGGTGTTATACTTCTCGTCTCTTTTGCAACGGGCTCTAACTGTATTGAGAGAAAATGATGCCAAGTCCATTTCGTATAATGTTATAATGACCACATCATTCATGATGGTGGTTCCAAGATCTCATGGCAAGTATGAAGATTTGGGCATTAACTCATGTGGAATCCTTGGGTtattcttgttcaagagcGACGATCTACTTGCAAGAGTCAAAGAGAGTACCCCACAGAAGGTCTGGCAAGATGTTGGATTCCCGAATACTTTTGGTCAGCCTTCCGATGAATATCATTATTAG
- the QCR7 gene encoding Cytochrome b-c1 complex subunit 7 (COG:C; EggNog:ENOG503P446; BUSCO:EOG09265G9U) has protein sequence MSSFTSIVKVSDYILSRPTLSKIVVPVAKTFCAYAGYREMGLKFNDLILEETPIMQKAISRLPPNESYARVYRNITAHQLSLSHELLPPNKAVKPEEDNHYLVPYILEAEKEAFERAELDNIEVTK, from the coding sequence ATGCTGTCATTTACATCTATAGTGAAGGTATCAGACTATATATTGTCAAGACCAACCTTGTCCAAGATTGTTGTTCCAGTAGCCAAGACCTTCTGTGCTTACGCTGGTTACAGAGAGATGGGATTAaagttcaatgatttgatcttggaagaaacaCCTATCATGCAAAAGGCTATTTCTAGATTGCCTCCTAATGAGAGTTATGCTAGAGTCTACAGAAACATCACCGCCCATCAGTTATCCTTGTCTCATGAGTTATTACCTCCAAACAAAGCTGTCAAGCCTGAAGAAGACAACCATTACTTGGTTCCATACATCTTAGAAGCCGAGAAGGAAGCCTTCGAAAGAGCTGAATTAGACAACATTGAAGTCACCAAGTGA